A part of Acidobacteriota bacterium genomic DNA contains:
- the secG gene encoding preprotein translocase subunit SecG, translated as MLYAVHVTVSLFLVLVVLLQQGKGADLSVFGGGASQAAFGARGAATLLHKLTVGCFVLFIVTTLSIGFLQKQDTSSVMSGVGSVMDDVQTSEPETAPAQESESAPAEAEGDSTEAGTGSDDQG; from the coding sequence GTGCTGTATGCCGTCCATGTGACGGTCTCGCTCTTTCTGGTCCTCGTCGTCCTGCTGCAGCAGGGCAAGGGGGCCGACCTGTCCGTGTTCGGCGGCGGCGCGTCTCAGGCTGCCTTCGGTGCCCGCGGCGCGGCCACGCTTCTGCACAAGCTGACCGTCGGCTGCTTCGTCCTCTTCATCGTGACGACGCTCTCGATCGGCTTCCTGCAGAAGCAGGACACCTCATCGGTCATGAGCGGCGTCGGCTCCGTGATGGACGACGTCCAGACCTCCGAGCCGGAAACGGCGCCGGCTCAGGAATCGGAGAGCGCGCCGGCGGAAGCCGAAGGCGACTCGACCGAAGCCGGGACCGGAAGCGACGACCAGGGCTAG